One Tachysurus vachellii isolate PV-2020 chromosome 8, HZAU_Pvac_v1, whole genome shotgun sequence genomic window carries:
- the LOC132850116 gene encoding transcription factor CP2-like protein 1 isoform X1 — protein sequence MFQRKVQSGCVRETVATLLKAKPEQQTTASEAKLPFFQYILCAATSPSVKMHEESLTYLNQGQSYEIRMLNPKVLECTHISSKWVKSTVRVLFHDRRLQYSEYKQLEGWRWNRPGDRILDLDTTLSMGIIEPQANPLELNTIEFFWDPVKNASIFIQVNCISTEFTPRKHGGEKGVPFRIQVDTFTQNEHGEYMEHVHSSSCQIKVFKPKGANRRLRTDREKIEKKSLQDREKYQPSFETTILTECSPWPDGPYINSVSSSLSPMCHISTSHVFTEGDDRDCFPNQQRELLLPSCSAQLVPSLSSHEAQEWLHQNRFSSFCRLFSNFSGADLVKMSKNDFVQICGPADGIRLFNAIKGRCIQPRLTVYVSLQRNKNQPNSKPNSDEVYHALSLEHLTLFELTEKIASLYSVPVQQICHVYRQGPMGIYILVSDEMVKNFTEETRFIISALKVVIDGSNERYHVVLK from the exons AGAAACAGTAGCTACACTGCTGAAGGCCAAACCGGAGCAACAGACAACTGCATCTGAGGCCAAACTGCCCTTCTTTCAATATATATTGTGTGCTGCCACTTCTCCATCTGTCAAAATGCATGAGGAATCTCTCACCTACCTCAACCAGG GTCAGTCTTACGAAATCCGAATGCTTAACCCAAAAGTGTTGGAATGTACACATATAAGCAGCAAGTGGGTAAAG AGCACTGTCCGTGTGTTGTTTCATGATCGACGTCTGCAATACAGTGAGTACAAGCAGCTGGAGGGATGGCGTTGGAACCGGCCAGGAGACAGAATTCTGGATCTTG ATACTACCCTCTCTATGGGGATAATAGAGCCTCAAGCTAATCCACTGGAGCTCAACACTATTGAGTTCTTCTGGGATCCTGTCAAAAATGCCTCGATATTTATTCAA GTAAACTGTATTAGCACCGAGTTTACACCCAGGAAACACGGCGGAGAGAAGGGAGTTCCCTTCCGGATTCAGGTAGATACGTTTACACAGAATGAGCATGGAGAATACATGGAGCATGTGCACTCTTCCAGCTGCCAAATCAAAGTCTTCAag CCAAAAGGGGCAAATCGTAGGCtaaggacagacagagagaaaattgAGAAAAAGAGTCTTcaagacagagaaaaatatCAACCATCATTTGAAACTACTATACTTACTGAG TGTTCTCCCTGGCCTGATGGACCATACATCAACAGTGTAAGCAGCAGTCTATCTCCCATGTGCCACATCTCAACTTCTCATGTCTTCACAGAAGG AGACGATAGAGACTGCTTTCCAAACCAGCAGAGGGAGCTACTCCTGCCCAGCTGCTCTGCT CAGCTTGTGCCATCACTCTCCTCTCATGAAGCACAGGAGTGGCTTCACCAGAACAGGTTCTCATCTTTCTGTAGGCTTTTCTCAAACTTCTCAG GTGCAGATTTGGTTAAGATGAGCAAAAATGACTTTGTTCAGATCTGTGGTCCTGCTGATGGGATCCGCCTGTTTAATGCCATCAAAGGAAG GTGTATTCAACCACGCCTCACAGTGTATGTTTCCCTGCAGAGAAACAAAAATCAGCCAAACAGCAAGCCAAACAGTGATGagg TGTACCATGCTTTGTCGTTGGAGCACTTGACACTTTTTGAGCTCACAGAGAAGATAGCAAGTCTATACAGTGTTCCGGTGCAGCAAATCTGCCATGTTTACAGACAAGGGCCAATGGGTATATACATCCTGGTTTCAGATGAG ATGGTGAAGAATTTCACAGAGGAAACAAGATTCATAATAAGTGCTTTAAAAG TGGTGATAGATGGAAGTAACGAGAGGTATCATGTTGTCCTGAAGTGA
- the LOC132850116 gene encoding transcription factor CP2-like protein 1 isoform X2: MHEESLTYLNQGQSYEIRMLNPKVLECTHISSKWVKSTVRVLFHDRRLQYSEYKQLEGWRWNRPGDRILDLDTTLSMGIIEPQANPLELNTIEFFWDPVKNASIFIQVNCISTEFTPRKHGGEKGVPFRIQVDTFTQNEHGEYMEHVHSSSCQIKVFKPKGANRRLRTDREKIEKKSLQDREKYQPSFETTILTECSPWPDGPYINSVSSSLSPMCHISTSHVFTEGDDRDCFPNQQRELLLPSCSAQLVPSLSSHEAQEWLHQNRFSSFCRLFSNFSGADLVKMSKNDFVQICGPADGIRLFNAIKGRCIQPRLTVYVSLQRNKNQPNSKPNSDEVYHALSLEHLTLFELTEKIASLYSVPVQQICHVYRQGPMGIYILVSDEMVKNFTEETRFIISALKVVIDGSNERYHVVLK; this comes from the exons ATGCATGAGGAATCTCTCACCTACCTCAACCAGG GTCAGTCTTACGAAATCCGAATGCTTAACCCAAAAGTGTTGGAATGTACACATATAAGCAGCAAGTGGGTAAAG AGCACTGTCCGTGTGTTGTTTCATGATCGACGTCTGCAATACAGTGAGTACAAGCAGCTGGAGGGATGGCGTTGGAACCGGCCAGGAGACAGAATTCTGGATCTTG ATACTACCCTCTCTATGGGGATAATAGAGCCTCAAGCTAATCCACTGGAGCTCAACACTATTGAGTTCTTCTGGGATCCTGTCAAAAATGCCTCGATATTTATTCAA GTAAACTGTATTAGCACCGAGTTTACACCCAGGAAACACGGCGGAGAGAAGGGAGTTCCCTTCCGGATTCAGGTAGATACGTTTACACAGAATGAGCATGGAGAATACATGGAGCATGTGCACTCTTCCAGCTGCCAAATCAAAGTCTTCAag CCAAAAGGGGCAAATCGTAGGCtaaggacagacagagagaaaattgAGAAAAAGAGTCTTcaagacagagaaaaatatCAACCATCATTTGAAACTACTATACTTACTGAG TGTTCTCCCTGGCCTGATGGACCATACATCAACAGTGTAAGCAGCAGTCTATCTCCCATGTGCCACATCTCAACTTCTCATGTCTTCACAGAAGG AGACGATAGAGACTGCTTTCCAAACCAGCAGAGGGAGCTACTCCTGCCCAGCTGCTCTGCT CAGCTTGTGCCATCACTCTCCTCTCATGAAGCACAGGAGTGGCTTCACCAGAACAGGTTCTCATCTTTCTGTAGGCTTTTCTCAAACTTCTCAG GTGCAGATTTGGTTAAGATGAGCAAAAATGACTTTGTTCAGATCTGTGGTCCTGCTGATGGGATCCGCCTGTTTAATGCCATCAAAGGAAG GTGTATTCAACCACGCCTCACAGTGTATGTTTCCCTGCAGAGAAACAAAAATCAGCCAAACAGCAAGCCAAACAGTGATGagg TGTACCATGCTTTGTCGTTGGAGCACTTGACACTTTTTGAGCTCACAGAGAAGATAGCAAGTCTATACAGTGTTCCGGTGCAGCAAATCTGCCATGTTTACAGACAAGGGCCAATGGGTATATACATCCTGGTTTCAGATGAG ATGGTGAAGAATTTCACAGAGGAAACAAGATTCATAATAAGTGCTTTAAAAG TGGTGATAGATGGAAGTAACGAGAGGTATCATGTTGTCCTGAAGTGA